The window ACACCAGATGGACATTTTGCGCGCCCAGTTTCATCGCGGCATCAATGACGTGCTGCACCATTGGCTTGCCCGCCAACGGATGTAACACCTTGGGAAGATCGGAATACATGCGTGTTCCCTTGCCCGCGGCGAGGATCACCACACTCATTGCGCTGTTCGACATAAGCAACCTGATAACTCCATTTTGATAGACGAAAGTAAAACCGTTTAGTGACGAAATTACTACATATTTCTCTGCACGAACCGGGCGCAGGCCGCACGGGCATTGGCTTGCCGCAAAACCGGCTAATTTTGCGCCGCAGCGAAAAAACTGTCGGCATTCGGCGACGTTTCACCCGCCATATCGGGGGTTATACACCACAATGGCGGCCGGTTTGAAACAGTTATTTTAAAGTAAAAAAAAAGCGACCCTATAGGCCGCTTTCTTAAATTTGGGTGCCAGCTAAGCACCCAAACATTACATCGCTTTTCTGGTGAGCTCGATAACGCGCAGTTTTGCGATCGCTTTCGCCAGTTCAGCGGATGCCTGAGCATAGTCGACATCGCCATGAGAGCTGCGAATATGTTCTTCAGCTTTACGCTTAGCTTCCAGCGCTCTCGCTTCGTCGAGGTCAGTTCCACGGATAGCAGTGTCCGCCAACACGGTGACCACGCTCGGCTGTACCTCAAGGATACCGCCGGACAGGTAGATGAACTCTTCTTCACCGTGCTGTTTAACAATACGCACCATGCCAGGCTTGATGGCAGTCAGCAGCGGCGCATGGCCAGGGAAGATCCCCAGTTCACCTTCGCTGCCTGTCACCTGGATCTTTTGCACCAGGCCGGAAAACATCTGTTTTTCCGCGCTGACTACATCCAGATGGTAAGTCATAGCCATATCACCCTCCTCTCAAGGCGTTACAGTTTCTTGGCTTTTTCCACTGCTTCTTCAATGGCGCCAACCATGTAGAACGCCTGTTCTGGCAGGTGGTCATAGTCGCCGTCCATAATGCCTTTGAAACCACGGATGGTGTCTTTCAGCGATACGAACTTGCCCGGAGAACCGGTGAAGACTTCTGCCACGAAGAACGGCTGAGACAGGAAGCGTTGGATTTTACGCGCACGGGATACAACCAGCTTGTCTTCTTCAGACAGCTCGTCCATACCCAGGATGGCGATGATATCTTTCAGCTCCTGGTAACGTTGCAGAATAGACTGCACGCCACGCGCTACGTCGTAGTGCTCCTGGCCAACCACCAGCGGATCCAGCTGACGGCTGGTGGAGTCCAGCGGGTCAACGGCCGGGTAGATACCCAGAGAGGCGATGTTACGGCTCAGTACCACGGTTGCGTCCAAGTGCGCAA is drawn from Serratia entomophila and contains these coding sequences:
- a CDS encoding F0F1 ATP synthase subunit epsilon — translated: MAMTYHLDVVSAEKQMFSGLVQKIQVTGSEGELGIFPGHAPLLTAIKPGMVRIVKQHGEEEFIYLSGGILEVQPSVVTVLADTAIRGTDLDEARALEAKRKAEEHIRSSHGDVDYAQASAELAKAIAKLRVIELTRKAM